A single window of Sulfurimonas crateris DNA harbors:
- a CDS encoding manganese-dependent inorganic pyrophosphatase has protein sequence MSTYIFGHTNPDSDSIVGAISLAYLKNKLGEDCVPTRQGDISPETEFILNRFGAEAPELKTSYAGEKVYLVDFSDLAQAPKDIKEATILGIVDHHKLGDITTDTPLECWIRPIGCSNTVIKEMYDYHGVEIPKDIAGMMMCAILSDTVIFKSPTCTKIDTKAVKELSQICGIEDYKALAMEMFIAKSAVEGATARNLNTRDYKAFDMNGTKVGVGQLEMVDISVLNDRIGDLFADMKLMKQEDGLHTIMILLTDIMKEGSQLLVVSDDASKVEKAFNTKLQDNQAWLDGVLSRKKQVIPFLQPQF, from the coding sequence ATGTCAACATATATTTTTGGTCACACTAATCCCGATTCAGACTCAATAGTAGGTGCAATATCTCTTGCATATTTAAAAAACAAGCTAGGCGAGGATTGTGTACCGACCCGCCAAGGCGATATCTCTCCTGAGACAGAGTTTATACTTAACAGATTTGGAGCAGAGGCACCGGAGCTTAAAACATCTTATGCAGGTGAAAAGGTCTATCTAGTAGATTTTTCAGATCTTGCACAGGCTCCAAAAGATATAAAAGAAGCGACAATACTGGGCATAGTCGATCACCACAAACTAGGCGATATTACTACAGATACTCCTCTTGAGTGCTGGATTCGTCCGATAGGTTGCTCAAATACCGTTATAAAAGAGATGTATGACTATCACGGAGTTGAGATTCCAAAAGATATAGCAGGAATGATGATGTGCGCGATTTTAAGTGATACCGTTATCTTTAAATCTCCAACATGTACAAAAATAGACACAAAAGCGGTCAAAGAGCTCTCTCAAATTTGCGGCATCGAAGATTACAAAGCTCTCGCAATGGAGATGTTCATAGCAAAGTCTGCCGTTGAGGGTGCAACTGCTAGAAACCTAAACACAAGAGACTACAAAGCGTTTGATATGAACGGTACAAAAGTCGGAGTAGGACAGTTGGAGATGGTTGATATATCTGTACTTAACGACAGAATAGGTGACCTCTTTGCAGATATGAAACTCATGAAGCAAGAGGATGGATTACATACAATAATGATCCTCTTGACAGATATAATGAAAGAGGGTTCTCAACTTCTTGTCGTTAGTGATGATGCAAGCAAAGTTGAAAAAGCGTTCAATACAAAGCTCCAAGACAATCAGGCATGGCTTGACGGTGTTCTTAGCCGTAAAAAGCAGGTTATACCATTTCTGCAGCCGCAGTTTTAA
- the cls gene encoding cardiolipin synthase codes for MDEISNYISTDIFFYHSLIVSGALLIIMVLIHMLYNRRSANSITAWLLFIILLPYVAVALYFIIGSRKREKRYKKETLTLKNRTTDGNIQSSIDKMLREYGIADASKNSEFKLLLDPLETYNELLKSINGAKKSIFISAYIFKYDRVTKEILKALVEKAKDGVEIKILIDSLGSLPLYLFRHRLEKLKESGAKVEFFMPVFEMPFRNYINLRNHRKIYIFDNEKVLSGGANLSKEYLGPKDNKNRWQDIMFFIKGASVEHFFEIFASDWQYASGEQIEYIKSNTQEDGEIFLQVVPSGPDVDKDILYEVLLSAIYGAKENIYIITPYFIPNETLIQALIIAHHRGVDVKLITPKEANHTIVNLVRSSYMRELEEAGIKIYLHSGAMLHAKAIIFDSESLLLGSVNFDNRSLFLNYEVGTFIYSKKIINEVELWAQNLIESSSFGTKNVSAPKRIFENLLRILAPQL; via the coding sequence ATGGATGAAATAAGCAACTACATAAGCACAGATATATTTTTTTACCACTCCCTTATAGTCTCAGGTGCTCTTTTAATAATAATGGTTTTGATCCATATGCTCTACAACAGACGATCTGCAAACAGCATAACCGCTTGGCTGCTCTTTATAATCCTACTCCCTTACGTAGCAGTAGCTTTATATTTTATAATAGGCTCTAGAAAAAGGGAAAAAAGATACAAAAAAGAGACTCTTACTCTTAAAAACAGAACTACCGATGGCAATATACAAAGCAGCATTGACAAGATGTTAAGAGAGTACGGCATTGCCGATGCCTCAAAAAACAGCGAGTTTAAACTTCTCTTAGATCCGCTAGAGACATACAATGAGCTTCTCAAATCCATCAACGGTGCAAAAAAATCGATCTTTATCAGTGCATATATTTTCAAATATGACAGAGTTACCAAGGAGATCCTCAAGGCTCTTGTTGAAAAAGCAAAAGATGGAGTGGAGATAAAGATCCTTATAGATTCTCTGGGTTCACTCCCTCTGTATCTATTTCGCCACAGATTAGAGAAGCTAAAAGAGAGCGGCGCGAAAGTGGAGTTTTTTATGCCTGTCTTTGAGATGCCATTTAGAAACTACATAAACCTTAGAAACCACAGAAAAATATATATATTTGACAACGAGAAGGTCTTAAGCGGAGGAGCAAACCTATCAAAAGAGTACCTTGGTCCAAAAGATAACAAAAATAGATGGCAAGATATTATGTTTTTCATCAAAGGTGCTTCTGTAGAGCACTTTTTTGAGATATTCGCCTCAGACTGGCAATATGCTTCCGGTGAGCAGATAGAGTATATAAAAAGTAACACACAAGAGGATGGAGAGATCTTTCTACAGGTGGTTCCATCAGGTCCAGATGTCGATAAGGATATTTTATATGAGGTTTTACTCTCGGCAATATATGGAGCAAAAGAGAATATATACATCATAACACCATACTTTATTCCAAATGAGACACTCATACAAGCACTTATAATCGCACATCACAGAGGAGTAGATGTAAAGCTTATCACACCAAAAGAGGCAAATCACACCATCGTAAATCTGGTAAGAAGCTCATACATGAGAGAGCTTGAAGAGGCGGGTATAAAGATATATCTGCATAGCGGTGCTATGCTTCACGCAAAAGCGATCATCTTTGATAGTGAGAGTCTCCTTCTTGGAAGCGTGAACTTTGATAACAGAAGCCTATTTCTAAACTATGAGGTGGGAACTTTTATCTACTCAAAAAAGATCATAAATGAAGTTGAACTTTGGGCGCAAAATCTTATAGAGAGCTCCTCGTTCGGAACTAAAAACGTCTCTGCTCCAAAGAGGATCTTTGAAAATCTTCTACGCATACTAGCTCCGCAGCTCTAA
- a CDS encoding endonuclease/exonuclease/phosphatase family protein, whose protein sequence is MFIPSSFLKSLRHQEESLRVEFSLLCWNVAKLTMSSSYKEFIEALIQNHDFDLMLLQEVKKSISHELDIHDYSYVLSPNIETKKHIFGVLSAFKSSCEDEFALLSKKRELRYATHKVSLITHHKMPNNDILLVVNLHAINFVNNSAFKNELDYLYESLRAHKGAMIVAGDFNTWNLKRVQFLNEFTHNLSLKKVEFGDDKHIKKIFTNSLDHIFYRDLSLTYSEVIDSKKISDHNPIIAKFSTL, encoded by the coding sequence ATGTTTATACCAAGCAGTTTTTTAAAATCCCTGAGACATCAAGAGGAGAGCTTAAGAGTAGAGTTCAGCCTTCTATGCTGGAACGTGGCAAAACTCACAATGAGCAGCTCCTACAAAGAGTTTATAGAAGCACTCATACAAAACCATGATTTTGACCTGATGCTGCTTCAAGAGGTCAAGAAGAGCATATCTCATGAACTCGACATTCATGACTACTCATACGTGCTCTCCCCAAATATCGAGACAAAAAAGCATATTTTCGGTGTTTTGAGCGCTTTTAAATCATCATGCGAAGATGAGTTCGCCCTGCTTAGTAAAAAACGTGAACTTAGATATGCGACACACAAGGTCTCGCTTATCACACATCACAAAATGCCAAACAACGACATACTTCTTGTAGTAAACCTGCACGCTATAAACTTTGTAAACAACAGCGCATTTAAGAATGAGCTTGATTATCTCTATGAATCTCTAAGAGCTCATAAGGGAGCGATGATAGTAGCGGGTGATTTTAATACTTGGAATCTCAAAAGGGTACAGTTTTTAAACGAGTTTACGCACAATCTATCGCTAAAAAAAGTTGAGTTCGGTGACGACAAACATATCAAGAAAATTTTTACAAACTCTCTGGATCACATATTTTACAGAGATCTAAGCCTTACATACTCCGAGGTTATAGACAGCAAAAAGATCTCCGACCATAACCCCATCATCGCAAAGTTCTCTACTCTATAA
- a CDS encoding NAD(P)H-dependent oxidoreductase, with protein MSKTFKEAMDFRHACKLFDEKRKISAKEIREILEAGRKSPSSFGMEPWKFLVITNEELKAKIRPHCWNQPQITTSSHLVVILAAIESVKPESGVVKKRFSRREMPSEMLDFYMDKYATHLSKTLSSDENILCWTARQTYIAAANMMTCAATLGIDSCPIEGFDKEDVETVLGLDTKKYQLSLILPFGYRVNEQSSQLRLPYEDVVEFIE; from the coding sequence ATGAGCAAAACATTTAAAGAGGCGATGGATTTCAGACACGCCTGCAAGCTTTTTGATGAGAAGAGAAAAATTTCAGCAAAAGAGATAAGAGAGATACTCGAAGCGGGACGTAAATCTCCATCATCATTTGGCATGGAGCCTTGGAAGTTCTTAGTTATAACAAATGAGGAGCTAAAGGCTAAGATAAGACCTCACTGCTGGAATCAGCCCCAAATTACAACTTCTTCTCATCTGGTAGTAATACTCGCTGCCATAGAGAGCGTAAAACCGGAGAGTGGAGTAGTAAAAAAGAGATTTTCAAGAAGAGAGATGCCGAGTGAGATGCTTGATTTTTATATGGATAAGTATGCGACTCATCTGAGCAAAACGCTAAGCAGTGATGAAAATATACTCTGCTGGACTGCAAGACAGACATACATCGCCGCGGCAAATATGATGACCTGCGCGGCAACGCTTGGCATCGACAGCTGCCCTATAGAAGGGTTTGACAAAGAGGATGTAGAGACGGTACTGGGGCTTGATACTAAAAAATATCAACTCTCATTGATACTCCCCTTTGGATATAGAGTAAATGAGCAGTCATCTCAACTGAGATTGCCTTACGAAGATGTTGTAGAGTTTATAGAGTAG
- a CDS encoding AEC family transporter, whose product MESFALIFSAIFIGYILSKSDLFPKETPLILNQFILYISAPALVLLKIPKLSFSLDALIPVFIAWSVMSVSAIAVFYLSKLFSFTKEVTGSLMLVAVLGNTTYLGIPIVSAYFGEDALGYVLMYDQLGTFIALSTYGTFVSVYYSSTKEVDIRALFLKILYFPPFLALIVALFLMGTSFHPVIESVLASLASTIVPLALVAVGLQLRFRLPKDEIKPFSVALAIKLVFAPLVAIFICRIFGWDSEAALVSIMESSMAPMITAAAVASMAGLAPRLSSAIVGYGILLSFATTWIFYHLIT is encoded by the coding sequence ATGGAAAGCTTTGCACTTATTTTTAGCGCCATTTTTATTGGGTACATTTTAAGTAAATCCGATCTTTTCCCCAAAGAGACGCCGCTTATACTAAATCAATTTATTCTATACATCTCTGCGCCAGCTCTTGTTCTGCTTAAAATTCCAAAACTAAGCTTCTCACTTGATGCGCTCATCCCTGTTTTCATCGCTTGGAGCGTTATGAGTGTGAGCGCCATAGCTGTCTTTTACCTCTCAAAACTATTTTCATTTACAAAAGAGGTGACCGGCTCTTTGATGCTTGTGGCGGTTTTAGGCAACACCACCTATCTTGGTATCCCAATTGTCAGCGCCTATTTTGGAGAGGATGCTCTCGGCTATGTCTTGATGTATGACCAGCTTGGCACCTTTATAGCGCTATCTACCTACGGAACCTTTGTCTCTGTCTACTACTCAAGCACAAAAGAGGTAGATATACGCGCACTTTTTTTAAAGATTCTCTATTTTCCGCCTTTTTTAGCCCTTATAGTCGCGCTTTTTTTAATGGGCACCTCTTTTCATCCCGTCATAGAGAGCGTGCTCGCTTCGCTTGCTAGCACGATTGTCCCTTTAGCGCTTGTAGCTGTCGGTCTTCAGCTGCGCTTTAGGCTCCCAAAAGATGAGATAAAACCATTTTCCGTTGCTCTGGCAATCAAACTTGTCTTTGCTCCGCTTGTCGCTATTTTTATCTGCAGAATCTTTGGATGGGATTCAGAGGCGGCACTTGTCTCGATCATGGAGTCCTCTATGGCGCCTATGATAACGGCGGCGGCTGTTGCTTCCATGGCAGGTCTAGCTCCGCGTCTTAGCTCTGCCATTGTGGGGTATGGGATCCTCTTATCGTTTGCAACAACGTGGATCTTTTATCATTTAATTACATAA